Proteins co-encoded in one Neofelis nebulosa isolate mNeoNeb1 chromosome 2, mNeoNeb1.pri, whole genome shotgun sequence genomic window:
- the LINGO4 gene encoding leucine-rich repeat and immunoglobulin-like domain-containing nogo receptor-interacting protein 4 isoform X2 has translation MGRPPALDRGSVQLDAALQLLRTEEGKAMGPAPKQAWPPWPPLLFLLLLSGGSCGGCPAVCDCASQPRAVLCPLRRLEAVPGGLPADTELLDLSGNRLWGLQRGMLSRLGLLQELDLSYNQLSTLEPGAFYGLQSLLTLRLQGNRLRIMGPGVFSGLSALTLLDLRLNHIVLFLDGAFGELGSLRQLEVGDNHLVFVAPGALAGLAQLSTLTLERCNLSTVPGLALARLPALVALRLRELDIGRLPAGALRGLGQLKELEIHSWPSLGALEPGSLAGLNLSNLAITRCNLSAVPCQALRHLSFLRVLDLSQNPISAIPARSLSPLVRLQELRLAGACLTSIAAHAFQGLTAFHLLDVADNALQTLEETAFPSPDQLVTLRLSGNPLACDCRLLWLLRLRRRLDFGVAPPACASPRHMQGKSLREFSDILPPGHFTCQPALIRKSGPRWVIAEEGGQAVFSCSGDGDPAPTVSWRRPQGPWLGRAGRVRVLEDGTLEIRSVQLQDRGAYVCMVSNVAGNDSLRTWLEVLQVEPPNGTLSDPNITTPGIPRPFFLDSRGVAMVLAVGFLPFLTSVTLCFGLIALWSKGKGRVKHHMTFDFVAPRPSGDKNSGGNRVTAKLF, from the exons ATGGGACGGCCCCCAGCCCTGGACAGAGGCAGTGTCCAACTTGATGCCGCCCTCCAGCTTCTCCG GACTGAAGAGGGGAAGGCTATGGGTCCAGCTCCAAAGCAAGCCTGGCCCCCATGGCCCCCTCTCCTGTTCCTGCTCCTCCTGTCTGGAGGCAGTTGTGGTGGGTGCCCTGCCGTGTGTGACTGTGCCTCCCAGCCCCGGGCAGTGCTCTGCCCCCTTCGGCGACTGGAGGCTGTGCCTGGGGGACTCCCGGCGGACACTGAGCTCCtggacctgagtggaaatcgcCTGTGGGGGCTTCAGCGCGGAATGCTCTCCCGCCTGGGCCTGCTCCAGGAACTGGACCTCAGCTACAACCAGCTGTCCACCCTTGAGCCTGGGGCCTTCTATGGCCTCCAAAGCCTCCTGACCCTGAGGCTGCAGGGCAACCGGCTGCGAATCATGGGGCCTGGGGTCTTTTCAGGCCTGTCTGCCCTCACGCTGCTCGACCTCCGCCTCAACCACATTGTCCTCTTCCTTGACGGAGCCTTTGGGGAGCTGGGCAGCCTCCGGCAGCTGGAGGTGGGGGACAACCACCTGGTGTTCGTGGCTCCAGGGGCGTTGGCAGGGCTGGCCCAGCTGAGCACCCTCACCCTGGAACGCTGCAacctcagcacagtgcctggcctggccctggcccGCCTCCCAGCACTAGTGGCCCTGAGGCTTCGAGAACTGGATATTGGGAGGCTGCCAGCTGGGGCACTACGGGGGCTGGGGCAGCTAAAGGAGCTGGAGATCCACTCCTGGCCATCTCTGGGGGCtctggagcctgggagcctggcTGGGCTCAATCTTAGCAACCTGGCCATCACCCGCTGCAATCTGAGCGCAGTACCCTGCCAAGCGCTCCGCCACCTGAGCTTCCTCAGGGTCCTGGATCTGTCTCAGAACCCCATCTCAGCCATCCCCGCCCGAAGCCTCAGTCCCCTGGTGCGGCTGCAGGAGCTCCGGCTGGCAGGAGCGTGCCTCACCTCCATCGCTGCCCACGCCTTCCAAGGCCTGACCGCTTTCCACCTCCTGGACGTGGCAGATAATGCCCTTCAGACGCTGGAGGAAACGGCCTTCCCTTCCCCAGACCAACTAGTCACCCTGCGGCTGTCGGGTAACCCCCTGGCATGTGACTGCCGCCTCCTCTGGCTGCTCCGGCTGCGCAGGCGCCTGGACTTCGGCGTGGCACCCCCTGCCTGTGCCAGCCCCCGGCACATGCAGGGCAAGAGCCTGAGGGAGTTCTCAGACATCCTGCCTCCAGGGCACTTCACTTGCCAACCAGCCCTGATCCGAAAGTCTGGGCCGCGATGGGTCATCGCAGAGGAGGGGGGGCAGGCTGTTTTCTCCTGCTCTGGAGACGGAGACCCAGCGCCCACGGTCTCTTGGAGGAGGCCTCAGGGCCCTTGGCTGGGAAGGGCTGGGCGAGTGAGGGTCCTGGAGGATGGGACGCTGGAGATCCGCTCGGTGCAGCTGCAGGACAGAGGGGCCTATGTCTGCATGGTCAGCAATGTTGCCGGGAATGACTCCCTGAGGACCTGGCTCGAAGTACTCCAAGTTGAACCACCAAATggcactctctctgaccctaacaTCACCACGCCAGGGATCCCAAGGCCCTTCTTCCTGGATAGCAGAGGCGTAGCTATGGTGCTAGCAGTtggcttcctccccttcctcacctcGGTGACCCTCTGCTTTGGCCTCATTGCCCTCTGGAGCAAGGGCAAAGGCCGGGTCAAACATCACATGACCTTTGACTTTGTGGCACCTCGGCCCTCAGGGGATAAGAACTCCGGGGGTAACCGGGTCACCGCCAAGCTCTTCTGA
- the LINGO4 gene encoding leucine-rich repeat and immunoglobulin-like domain-containing nogo receptor-interacting protein 4 isoform X1, whose product MPPSSFSGIQGDWVLLIQGPRLWARLQKGRGAVGGVQGHRAEHTSQPWRTSSRTEEGKAMGPAPKQAWPPWPPLLFLLLLSGGSCGGCPAVCDCASQPRAVLCPLRRLEAVPGGLPADTELLDLSGNRLWGLQRGMLSRLGLLQELDLSYNQLSTLEPGAFYGLQSLLTLRLQGNRLRIMGPGVFSGLSALTLLDLRLNHIVLFLDGAFGELGSLRQLEVGDNHLVFVAPGALAGLAQLSTLTLERCNLSTVPGLALARLPALVALRLRELDIGRLPAGALRGLGQLKELEIHSWPSLGALEPGSLAGLNLSNLAITRCNLSAVPCQALRHLSFLRVLDLSQNPISAIPARSLSPLVRLQELRLAGACLTSIAAHAFQGLTAFHLLDVADNALQTLEETAFPSPDQLVTLRLSGNPLACDCRLLWLLRLRRRLDFGVAPPACASPRHMQGKSLREFSDILPPGHFTCQPALIRKSGPRWVIAEEGGQAVFSCSGDGDPAPTVSWRRPQGPWLGRAGRVRVLEDGTLEIRSVQLQDRGAYVCMVSNVAGNDSLRTWLEVLQVEPPNGTLSDPNITTPGIPRPFFLDSRGVAMVLAVGFLPFLTSVTLCFGLIALWSKGKGRVKHHMTFDFVAPRPSGDKNSGGNRVTAKLF is encoded by the exons ATGCCGCCCTCCAGCTTCTCCG GCATTCAGGGAGATTGGGTCTTGCTAATTcaaggccccaggctctgggccaggctccagaagggcagaggggcagtAGGTGGAGTCCAGGGGCACAGAGCTGAGCATACTTCCCAGCCCTGGAGGACTTCGTCAAG GACTGAAGAGGGGAAGGCTATGGGTCCAGCTCCAAAGCAAGCCTGGCCCCCATGGCCCCCTCTCCTGTTCCTGCTCCTCCTGTCTGGAGGCAGTTGTGGTGGGTGCCCTGCCGTGTGTGACTGTGCCTCCCAGCCCCGGGCAGTGCTCTGCCCCCTTCGGCGACTGGAGGCTGTGCCTGGGGGACTCCCGGCGGACACTGAGCTCCtggacctgagtggaaatcgcCTGTGGGGGCTTCAGCGCGGAATGCTCTCCCGCCTGGGCCTGCTCCAGGAACTGGACCTCAGCTACAACCAGCTGTCCACCCTTGAGCCTGGGGCCTTCTATGGCCTCCAAAGCCTCCTGACCCTGAGGCTGCAGGGCAACCGGCTGCGAATCATGGGGCCTGGGGTCTTTTCAGGCCTGTCTGCCCTCACGCTGCTCGACCTCCGCCTCAACCACATTGTCCTCTTCCTTGACGGAGCCTTTGGGGAGCTGGGCAGCCTCCGGCAGCTGGAGGTGGGGGACAACCACCTGGTGTTCGTGGCTCCAGGGGCGTTGGCAGGGCTGGCCCAGCTGAGCACCCTCACCCTGGAACGCTGCAacctcagcacagtgcctggcctggccctggcccGCCTCCCAGCACTAGTGGCCCTGAGGCTTCGAGAACTGGATATTGGGAGGCTGCCAGCTGGGGCACTACGGGGGCTGGGGCAGCTAAAGGAGCTGGAGATCCACTCCTGGCCATCTCTGGGGGCtctggagcctgggagcctggcTGGGCTCAATCTTAGCAACCTGGCCATCACCCGCTGCAATCTGAGCGCAGTACCCTGCCAAGCGCTCCGCCACCTGAGCTTCCTCAGGGTCCTGGATCTGTCTCAGAACCCCATCTCAGCCATCCCCGCCCGAAGCCTCAGTCCCCTGGTGCGGCTGCAGGAGCTCCGGCTGGCAGGAGCGTGCCTCACCTCCATCGCTGCCCACGCCTTCCAAGGCCTGACCGCTTTCCACCTCCTGGACGTGGCAGATAATGCCCTTCAGACGCTGGAGGAAACGGCCTTCCCTTCCCCAGACCAACTAGTCACCCTGCGGCTGTCGGGTAACCCCCTGGCATGTGACTGCCGCCTCCTCTGGCTGCTCCGGCTGCGCAGGCGCCTGGACTTCGGCGTGGCACCCCCTGCCTGTGCCAGCCCCCGGCACATGCAGGGCAAGAGCCTGAGGGAGTTCTCAGACATCCTGCCTCCAGGGCACTTCACTTGCCAACCAGCCCTGATCCGAAAGTCTGGGCCGCGATGGGTCATCGCAGAGGAGGGGGGGCAGGCTGTTTTCTCCTGCTCTGGAGACGGAGACCCAGCGCCCACGGTCTCTTGGAGGAGGCCTCAGGGCCCTTGGCTGGGAAGGGCTGGGCGAGTGAGGGTCCTGGAGGATGGGACGCTGGAGATCCGCTCGGTGCAGCTGCAGGACAGAGGGGCCTATGTCTGCATGGTCAGCAATGTTGCCGGGAATGACTCCCTGAGGACCTGGCTCGAAGTACTCCAAGTTGAACCACCAAATggcactctctctgaccctaacaTCACCACGCCAGGGATCCCAAGGCCCTTCTTCCTGGATAGCAGAGGCGTAGCTATGGTGCTAGCAGTtggcttcctccccttcctcacctcGGTGACCCTCTGCTTTGGCCTCATTGCCCTCTGGAGCAAGGGCAAAGGCCGGGTCAAACATCACATGACCTTTGACTTTGTGGCACCTCGGCCCTCAGGGGATAAGAACTCCGGGGGTAACCGGGTCACCGCCAAGCTCTTCTGA